Genomic DNA from Oncorhynchus tshawytscha isolate Ot180627B linkage group LG04, Otsh_v2.0, whole genome shotgun sequence:
AAAACCACCCACGTTTTATTCATAACAACTGTCTACAGTCATTCAGCTAACACATCCACCTTCTTAAAAAACAAAAATTTGCGAAAGTCATCTCTCAAAAGTAAAGCAAAAATAGTACTACTTGTACAATGCCACATTTAGAATGTTAAATGCTGTAGGCAAGTAATCTAAATAGTCTGATAATTCATTTTTCATATACACCTTATCTGATACCCTGTTTCATGCTTTCATGGACTTTGGCAGTGATTTATTTTTGTGCTTCTAAAACTCAGTTTGCTAGAAAGTAGGATTTTCCATTGCCCTGGAATGAGACTTTCTAAATAGGACAACTTAAAGCGGCCCTTCAGGGAATCTTCCATTAAATGGATAAAATCATCCCAATATTTTTTACCTTATCCATCGTATGAGGATCCATATCATACATGTCCTGCCCGGTCATGGGTGCTGTCTGCTGTGGAACAGTAAGCGTGTTGTCCAGTTGGGCTACGAGAGCAGGTTGGAAAGTAGCAGTTGGTCTTGAATCTTCATCTGTGAATACAGGCCTATTGAACATGTGTTTGAGGAGTGTCCAAATGATTTATGTCCAACCAATTCCTCAGTGGACAACATTGTCTGCTGTTAGGCTAGTTATTCTGTAAAATAATACACACTAAAGGCCtatataaataaacaaacactATTTCAGTTAAAAGTGTTCACTCAAATGCCTGGAAAAGTCTGTATAGGCTAGTCCTAAAATAaactttttttattcatttgtgcGCTTTTGTAGTTCATGACGCATCCACTGCGGCCATCAATAACAGAAGTGCACTGGGCAAAAAAACCCGATTCAACCTCAGATAAAATCAAGTCCTTCTCACCATGGTCCTCAGATCCCAAAATGTAGCAGTAACATTCAAATAATCTCCATCCAAGTAACCTCAATGTATATCCAAAAAATGTTGTATTGCTTTTCCGTTTGAGAAAACAATCTCACATACACCTCCAAAGCTCTTAGCCTACATCTTTTTTTCTCAAAATCTATGACAACCAAAACTGTCAGATTAAAGGGGGGGGAAACACCCCTTATCCTGCCACAACCACCCTGTCAACATATGCTCACAATAGCTTTCTTTCACTGTCTCCGTGCCCAACGTTTTCAATTCGCTGCCCTGGGAGTCAATAATTTATCTGCACACTTCTAGTATGGAAAGCACTTAGCACCGAGTTAAGTGGCCAGGAGGAAATTGTTAAATTAAGCAAAATTACTTAGGAAAACAACAAATGAGAGTGGTGAGAAATCAGAAGTGACAAGGCCTATACCCGATCGAAAGGTCACTGTCTACTCATGACCTGTCCTAATaagcctaataataataatttgtggGGGTTTTATACACTCCTTTACTTATTTATacttatttatttggacagtgaagctaaaatgtTTAATCTGGatatatactccagcattttggattttttTTGCTATCTGTcaagtcaaataaaataaaaattgtcacatgccccgaatacaacagctgtagaccttacagtgaaatacttacttacagtaAAAGCCCTAACCAAAAAcacagttttaaaaaaaaataaacaaatacgaaaaataaaaaaaataaaaaaaataattaaagagcagcagtaaaataagaatagcgaggctatatacagggttacctgtacagagtcaatgtgcgggggcaccggttactCGAGGTAATATTaaagagttattaaagtgactatgcatagataataacagtgagtagcagcagcgactgatgtggtgtactcctcaatgccatcggaagaatcccggaacatattctagtctgtgctagcaaaacagtcctgtagcttaacatCTGCTTAaactgaccacttttttattgatctagtcactggtgcttcctgcttaatttttgcttgtaagcaggaatcaggaggatagaattatggtcagatatgccaaatggagggcaagggagagctttgtacacatctctgtgtgtggagtaaatgtggtctagagttgttttctctctggttgcacatttaacatgctgatagtaATTTGGTaagacggatttaagtttccctgcattaaagtccccggccactaagaGCGCCACCTCTGGAAGAGCGTTTTACTGTTTGCTTATgaccgtatacagctcattgagtgcggtcttagtgccagcatcggtctgtggtggtatgtaaacagctacaattttttttaatgaaaactctctaggtacatagtgtggtctacagctcatcatgagatactctacctcaggtgagcaaaaccttgtgacttccttagatatcgtgcacaaactgttgtttacaaatatacataaaccgccaccccttgtcttaccagaggttaCTGTTCTATCATGGCGATACAGTGTAAAACCTGCCAAACTGTATGTTGTTCATGTCGTTGTTtagccacaactcggtgaaacaaaagatattacagttttaaatgtcccgttggtagtttaagcTTGCTCGTAggtcatcaatgttattgtccaatgattgcatgtttgcCAATAGAACATATGGCAGTGGGGGCTTACTCAgtcgcctacaaattctcagaaggcagcccgacctccgccccctttttcattgtcttctcttcacgcaaattaTGAGGATTTGGGCTTGTTCCTGGGAAAGCAGTTTTTCCTTCACGTCGGACCCTTCAGacttgttaaaggaaaaagctgCTACCAGTTCGTGGTGGGTAATCACTGTAATCcaaagttattttcggtcataagagatgttAGCAGCAACataatgtacaaaataagtttaaaaatatgttaaaaaataagttacaaacaacacaaaaatataaacaaaataaCACAGTTGGTTGGGAGCACATAAAACATCAACTATCCCCTCTGGCACCATTCTACAAGTCGTTACTGTTGCCTATGCTATTTAATAAACTGTAGTATTAATCCGCAATGGACTAGGACGAGAATATTCCTTGCCCCCAGGtgaattggagttgatgacaatGCAAAGACTGTCAATAACCTCGAGAACTTGAGACAAATACATGCAGCTGTAAGCCATGGAACACTTTGATTGGCCATTGAGCCAACGCCAGCTATTGCGCTAATAATTCCGGCTGTACAAATAGCAAAATATTTCAGACACACCCCCTGATTTATATATAGCTCTACCGCCAGTgcttagatttaccattgcaTTAAGATTGTCAAAATAGAACCCCAAATGTTTAATATGAggcaacagtacagaatgtcaccttttatttgagggtattttcatatatgtctgttttaccgtttagaaattaaAGTTATTTTTGTATCTAGTCCCTCCCATTTGAAGGTGTTATAAGTATTTGGACcaattcacttatagtgtattaaagCAGTCAAAAGTTGAGTATGGTCCCAAATTCCTAGCACGCAATCATTACATACATCTCCAAACTTCTTGGATggatttgcagtttgttttggttcatGTGGCATCATGtgacattttggagtcacttttattctaaataagaatagaatatgtttctgaacactagtacattaatgtggatactgccatgattacagataatcatgaatgaataaatcgtgaataatgatgagtgagaaagttatagAGGCTcaaagtgggtgggtgggggggggtaccCTCAGAATCCCTACTTCCCAGAGCTATGCCTGTGACACcagcagggagtggggtcacagccagggtacCCATTATCagctacctttcggttactggtccaatgctctaaccttgAGGCTACCCGCAGCCTATGTTGTTGACatgttacagtaggcctatagaaAAGATATACATGAAAACATTAGGTATCATAATTTAGGCCAGTACCTATAGTAAACTATTTATTATATAGTTTACTATATACATCTGTACATTTGGTTGTGTGGCTGGGATTGTAGATAATATGGGAAATAAGAATAGTCTACCTGCTGCTGGCTGAAATTGTGAAAACTAGGCCTATGCATAAATCAGTtataaaaacaaaatatacattgtgtcccatgtatttattttattttattagaacCGCTCAGCAAATAGACGTTAAAAAAATGCTGATAGTAAGCCTACACGCAACACAACATTTTCCTATGCTTACTTTTTTACACCTCAAGGACAAGCGATCTGGAAGTAGGAGCTGTACACAGAATTGTAATGAGGCCGTGTTGCATTCCGGAACAATTACCCTGTGGGACATTGCTTCGATCGTGACGTGGTTGGTGTGGCTAGAAAGAGACGAACTGGTCATAATACTGATAACTTCCTACAGGTCGTTCACTAAGTTATTATGGAATAATTCAGTTGGTATTTTATTCTCAACAGTTAACAAACCATTTAGTGCAGTCTTCTCTGGTAAGTAAGTACGACAAGGGAACTTGAGCTAGCTCCATCGTTCTTGGCACTTAGTTtagctaacaacaacaacaattgtgctaacgttagctagcaagcagcACAAAAATATGGCGAGAACGGTAGCTACATGTCGATAAACGTTAGTCTATCGTGGTAGCGTTAGTTAGTTCGGCAATCGTTTGGATTGTAGAGTATGTGTGTAGTAGACAGTAAGCTACCTTGCAGCTTATGTATTGTGTGGCTGTACGGATGGTTTGGCTCATGTGATTTGAATGTGTCCCTTTCTTGACATGTAGACATCGAGACCTCTAGGCTGCTGCGCTGGGACACGCCAGTCATAGCCCTGGGACTGTCTGCGTCATCATGAAGCTGTACAGCTTAAGCGTTCTCCACAAAGGAGCGACTAAATCCAATCTCCTCAAATCCGCATAtgacctctcctccttcagtttCTTCCAGCGCTCCAGGTGGGTATTCCTCTTGGCACATTGGCTgaggtgcatctcaatagtctaagggggttccttccctccatctcactgATTTGAACTTGTACATCAGGGCAGATGAAGAAGTTAACACCCCTGTCATTAATAATAAACCTGTCATTGGTTTAGACTTCATTAGAATTGACAAGAACACCAACAATGTTTTCACGATGGTTTGTGTTTGGTTTTGGCAGTGTCCAAGAGTTCATGACCTTCACCAGCGCCTTGATTGTGGAGCGTTCTGCACACGGCAGCCGAGCCTCAGTCAAAGAACAAGGTTAAGCCCTGATACATTGCGCTATAGCAAATGGGAgttttttatttgtcatgtgagGACACCTATAATTTCTaccctttcctccctccagaGTACCTGTGCCATGTGTATGTGAGGAATGACAGTCTGAGTGCGGTGGTGATAGCAGACAGCGAGTACCCCCAAAGAGTCGCCTTCACACTACTAGACAAAGTGGGTACACTGCCAAGAGGTGCATTACCTCCTTAGCAACAAGTGAAGAATATTACTCACTGTTCTGGGTCTtgttcctctcaaggtttcttccAAAGTTATTGCTCCTCGCCAGGCCCTTTCGGTTGTATTTTTTATGTTTTCAGCTGTTCTAGATTGATGTTTGATCATGTAGGTGCTAGAGGAGTTCTCCAGGCAAGTGGAAAGTATAGACTGGCCATCTGGAAACCCAGACACCATCAACTACAAAGCCCTGGACATCCACCTGGCCAAATACCAGGTACACATGGCATCCTCTCTCTGAAATAGACACATAAAATGCACTaccattcaaatgtttggggtcacttagaaatgtccttgtttttgaaagaaaatcattttttgttcattaaaatatcaaattgatcagaaataccgtgtagacattgttaatcttacccgcaaaacaccagtctcaacatcagcagtgaggaggcgactccggcatgctggccttctaggcagagttcttctgtccagtgtctgttcttttgcccatcttaatcttttctttttattggccagtctgagatatggctttttctttgcaattctgcctagagggccagcatcccggagtcgcctcttcactattgacgttgAGATTGGTGTTATGCGgccactatttaatgaagctgccagttgaggacttgtgaggcatt
This window encodes:
- the LOC112248785 gene encoding synaptobrevin homolog YKT6, with amino-acid sequence MKLYSLSVLHKGATKSNLLKSAYDLSSFSFFQRSSVQEFMTFTSALIVERSAHGSRASVKEQEYLCHVYVRNDSLSAVVIADSEYPQRVAFTLLDKVLEEFSRQVESIDWPSGNPDTINYKALDIHLAKYQNPREADAMTKVQAELDETKIILHNTMESLLERGEKLDDLVQKSEHLGNQSKAFYKTARKQNSCCEVM